From the Lolium rigidum isolate FL_2022 chromosome 2, APGP_CSIRO_Lrig_0.1, whole genome shotgun sequence genome, one window contains:
- the LOC124687580 gene encoding transcription factor LAF1-like — MGCKACDKPRPSYRKGLWSPEEDEKLRDYILRHGHGCWSALPAKAGLHRNGKSCRLRWINYLRPGLKHGMFSPEEEETVMSLHAAVGNKWSRIARHLPGRTDNEVKNYWNSYLKKRVENNGKEAAAGPNGSETPPASSAADSDGSQSQSLSPGETSNGTTAREQASSGSSEPPHESSSADSSCLTAAEPPAACRAHAPAAPKVMFADWLDMDYVNHMAAAAPGPDAGGDRRHQVVGQQGSSMQVDGPSSGVEEDSLHGFVDAGSCWEFLEQLDGMDQMQAGGGFCDLLAMNEFFGLN; from the exons ATGGGGTGCAAGGCGTGCGACAAGCCGAGGCCGAGCTACCGGAAGGGgctgtggtcgccggaggaggacgagaAGCTCCGCGACTACATTCTCCGGCACGGCCACGGCTGCTGGAGCGCGCTACCTGCTAAAGCCG GGCTCCACCGGAACGGCAAGAGCTGCCGGCTGCGGTGGATCAACTACCTGCGTCCGGGGCTGAAGCACGGCATGttctcgccggaggaggaggagacggtgaTGAGCCTCCACGCGGCGGTCGGCAACAA gtggtctAGGATCGCACGGCATCTGCCGGGGAGGACCGACAACGAGGTCAAGAACTACTGGAACTCCTACCTCAAGAAGAGGGTCGAGAACAACGGCAAGGAAGCAGCAGCAGGGCCCAACGGCTCCGAAACCccgccggcgagctccgccgcggACTCAGACGGCTCGCAGTCGCAGAGCCTGAGCCCAGGGGAGACCAGCAACGGTACTACGGCACGAGAACAGGCGAGCTCCGGCTCGTCGGAGCCGCCGCACGAGTCGTCGTCGGCCGACTCCAGCTGCCTGACCGCGGCCGAGCCGCCCGCCGCGTGCCGGGCACACGCGCCGGCCGCTCCCAAGGTGATGTTCGCGGACTGGCTCGACATGGACTACGTCAACCACATGGCGGCCGCGGCGCCTGGTCCGGACGCGGGCGGCGATCGCCGTCACCAGGTCGTGGGCCAGCAGGGGTCCAGCATGCAGGTGGACGGGCCGTCGTCCGGCGTGGAGGAGGACTCTCTGCATGGGTTCGTCGATGCCGGCTCCTGCTGGGAGTTCCTGGAGCAGCTCGACGGCATGGACCAGATGCAGGCCGGCGGCGGCTTCTGCGACCTGCTCGCCATGAACGAGTTCTTCGGCCTCAACTAG